The Besnoitia besnoiti strain Bb-Ger1 chromosome Unknown contig00018, whole genome shotgun sequence genome includes the window GCAACTGCCACTGTCCTACGGAAACGCGTGAAAGATGCAGTCACGgtctccgccagcggcgagagcCCGGCAGCTGCTGAGTTTCCTGCAAGCGCTCCAAGTGAGGGGGAGGAACGGCGGAAAAGCGGAGTTTTGAGAGAGCGCAACAGAGAGGAGTCTCAGGAacgagcgccgctgcctaATGGGTCTGGCTCCCTGCGCCATCTGCAACTTCTAGGCGTCAATGCAGCCGATCAGGTGGCGGTGTGGACAGCCGTCCGGGCCAAAATGGCTGAGCGGACATCGGCAAATCGGAGCGGAAGTAGAACCCCAGAAATGAACTGGACTCCGCAAGACGAACAAGATTCCGTGGACGCCGTGTTGGAGCCTGACgtggaggagaaggaagctgAGAAGGCCCTTTCAGAACAGGTCGACGACGCCCAAGTAAATGGCAGCTTCGCCCGAAACTGCGAAGCGCTGCGGGGAGATACTCGCCGTGGGAAACGGTGGAGCAGACCTGAGGCGCTTCACCAGCTTGAGTTTGGGGGTGGGAGCTGGGACGCCCAGATGCAGGAAGGACCGGGAGGAAATGCGAGTCACATTCAGCGGCACTTTATTGGCGTGCAAAGCCCTCTGGCGAGTCATCATGGAAATTACGTTTCGGATCGTTGTGAAGGGCAGCTGAGTCATGAAAACGGAGGTGACTCCAGCGCCTTCAACTTACGTGCAGACTGTGGACTTCTGACGGAGCCAGACGCTCATCGTGCGGCGCCCCCTCCTACTCCTGTTCGCCTTCGGTCGACAGCGAAACTGGATGGAACTTCCGCCTGCAGACTCCCTGCAGCGGTGTGGGGCCTCCCTGTTCCCACTCCGGGGCACCGCAGTCGGGCGCCCCTGAACTTGGAATCCTTTTCGGCTGATGTCGGCAGTGGGCTCGAGCCGCAGGGAACCCTGGGGCATGCAGACGTCCAAGAATCCCCTCTGCTTCCACTCAGCGAAGGCATTGGGGTGCCCGAAGCGGATGAACAGCCCCTCAGCGACAGAGCTCGATACCTCAGTGGAAGTGCCGGCAAGAGCGTGGCGATGCCCCAGCCGTCATCCAAGGCTTCTGAGAACGAAGAGATGGAACGCTCATGGCTCCAGGAAGAACTTCAGATGCGAAGGCTAGCCTGGCAACTGCGccaggagcagcagctgcgccttgcCCTGCTCATGCCACGTGGCCCTGCGCTGCCCTCCCCAGCGTCTGTCGTGTCTCCTATTCGGCatcgctcgcctgcggcaaGCCCTCGTTTGCTCCGCGAGTGTGATCCAACTATCTGTGACTGCGGAAGAGAAAGCAGCTGGATATCTCCTTTCGAGGCCACCGGGGATGGCGATGGTGCCCGAAATTCGGCAGTCTTTAGTACGAACTCTTTGGCAGCACCCTGCGTCTCAAGCGCTCACAAGGATGCCGAGAACTACATCCGGGTAGGCGTTTGTACCGTGTGCGAACCTCCAGCCTCAAGCTGCCAACTAGCAGCTGATTCCTTTGACCTTTATCACCAGCCACGAACTTCTCCTAAACGCGAGGCAGgatctgcagcgcctcgcccgagCACGCAATCGACAGGCTGTCCATTGCCGAAGCATTCTGCTCCCGTGCCTGGCGACCTGACCCCGGCTGGTTTGGAGAGAAGTCGCGCCGTCGGAGATCTCTCTACCAGAACCGGGAGTGCGGACAAGAGCTCGCTCCCCTACGTCTGGAATGATGCGGCATCGCGTGGCGCCAACGGCGGGATGCCGCCCTACCGATGGCCGCAGCCCAGCGATTCGGAGCTGCCGCTGGAAACCGGGTTGTCGTCGGGCGGGCCTCGTGGGGTGTCGGGGGGCTGCAGCCCCCGGGAACGCTGTCGGCGGACCCCAACGTCCGGCACTTCACGCGAAGGCAAACGCGGCGCTACACGGCCGACATTCGTTTCTTTGAGCCGATCTGGCCTGTCGAAGCGTCGTCCCGCGCCCCTGACCCTCCCGAGTATGGatgacggcgcggcggagcttcctccgcctgcgccaaCCTCGTGGAGCAGCCGCCTACGGATGGCAGCCGTACAGTGCGCCGATGCGGCGGCAGGCTCTGAGTCCTGCTCAGAAACCGCAGACGAGCCTtgcgcctctttctccttgGACGGAGCCAAGGCCACGCCGATCAGAGCTGCTGAGGCAGCCAACACACGGCTCCGAGCGAcaagcgcggcgacggatAAGTTGCCGAAGACTTGGCACGCTccggaagcagacgaggTAGGGTCGGCGTTGCCGACCCTCCTAGggaggcgtccgccgccgttGTGGGCCCAGGTGGACCCTGTTGCATGCACAGGGTGGTCGCTGGGGACTcgaaagaaaaacgaggcagcgacgaaTGGCGACAAAAGAGTCTGTGTGCAGGGGAAGCCCGTGATGAGGGACTTCGCTCCCCTGCGTACCTGTCCATCAAGTCAAGCAAAAATGGGTTTTCCCGGGGGAGCACACATCGACGTGGAGACGGAAAaactgcaggccgcggacgagCGTGTGCCTCATccgcccctcctcgccttcactCCGATATCGGAGACCCAGATGCCAGATCGTGGAGAAAgtccctgcggcgcgtcggcgcacaTCATGGATGCGGACGAAGACCAGCCGCTGCATTCGTGCTTTTATCCGGCGCCCTCGGATAGATCCGGAGTTTGTGTCGCGCGTTCGCAGCTTTTGGTAGACACACCAGAGAGGCGTCAGTCGCCTCTCATCCCACAGGGgcactgcggcagcgcggctgaCCTGAGGGAAGATGATGCGCTGTGTGCGCTGCCGACAGAGGTCaacgaagaaagcgaaatGGAGGCAGGCCAGGACCGAACTCCGCGGACTGGCTGCAGGGACCCCATTCTCACCGCCCCGCACCATCGTGGAGCTCATAGAAACCCGCTGCTGGGGTtcgctgcgccctctgcaAGCAGAGGGTTTCTCCATCTTCCTTCCTTGCCCACCGTCTTTCGCTGATTTTGCCTGTGTTCCTGCTCGGTGTAGTTCTCTCAGTCGAGCCACGTTTGTCCACTCTGTTCGTGTGAGCGAATTGCTCAGTTTGGGTTGTGCGTCTTTCGAGAGAAGCCGCCTATGTCGATCTGGACGACTAAGCTCTAcaatgctaagcaaatctaaaggtatgttatgcaagatccTTACACTTCGTTGTCTGAAAAATCTTAACGAATTCTTTCTTTCCCCCCCTATTCCTTGCGTGCCCGGGGCCAGCCCAGCGGTGCAGAGGAACGCAGATTTGGTACCAAGAGTTTTTCGTTCGTGGGAACGTGTATTATTTCTGTGACAATGCAGAGTGCAGAGATGGATGGTTCTGTCGGCTAACGTCCTCCGACCTCTCTACAGAcacgaaggcgcggaagtatgcggaggccgcgagacaCGAGTGGGACAGAAGCGCCAGTGCGCGACTTCGTGTTGTGCCGTCGTGTCATTTTTGCCAGTTCCCCGTGGCTTCTGTTTCCGACGTCCAGCACCTCATCGTCCGTTCGTGTATCGATTTCGGTGCATGACTCGGCTCCGCAAAGTTGTATATAGTTACGCCCTCACGAGCGGCACTGGTGCGACTCAAATCTATGCACTTCACTGCGTGTTTTGGTGTGCGAGAGGCGTTGTTGCTGGCAGTGCATCCACGCGATTATTCGGTATCGGCGTTTGAGATCCGTGTTGGCTTCTGTAGACATCGCGTGCGGGATAGTCCCGTTCTCCGAGTACATGGGTTGGCCTGTTTGCATGAGCCACTTACGAAGGGCATGCATCCTTCGCATGCGTGGCAGTATCGGGGCTagcacgcgcagcggcctcttgCGTGGACAGGCAGTGCGCGATGCTGCCGTCGGTCGTCTTTCTAGGTTTGACGGAGATACAGACTTCCTTCGTAAAGTGCAATATGAGCAACCAAGCGCGTGCACTTCCCTGGGGCTCTTCCGGGACTGGCGGCGGGCTTCGACTCGAGAGGGTCAGGCCCCACCGCCACAAATGTTTGTAGGTGCGTCTTTGCGTGCGCAGTGCTGATGTCAGTGCCAGTGGAGCCTTGGTGTGTGGACGCGTAAATGCTATATTCGAGACGGCGTGTGTATAAAATATTTCTTCAATAAAGTCCAATTTGTTAGTCACTAGAGTCGGCAGGAACTCGCGCTGAAGAACGCACCCGCCTCCTCTAACAACGCAGCGGCACGTGAGGCACAGTGGGGCAAGACGCGTTGGATGCTTATTGCAGCAGAAGCGTGTCTCTGTCGCAGTTTTCTTCACTTTCCTATTTTCGTCTGCGACGCAAAACAAAAGTGTCAGGCATCCCCAGAGCCAACTGAAGGCGAGCGGGGCCGGAAAAAAACAACACCAGCCCTATCGGCGTTCTGTCGTTTTGCAGCCAGATGCGCTACGATACTGGTTTCCACCCATTCTCTGCCTGTTCAACTCGACATCCTTACACAAAGCATACATCGCAGCGCCAAGCAGTTGGCAAATAGTCGCTGCGCCGTTGCCACGTAGGGGCTGCAGCcgagcggaagacgcgcatgTCGTTCTCAGGTTCCATGCCTTCACAGCAATCCTGTCTTCAACACCCTTATGAGCTCTGCCGCTGCTAACTGCGCGGCTAACGCCCAGTCCCTTGCTTTGGGCTGTCGAGGCGCCAGGCCGCTCAACAAGCCAGACGCGCCGTCTCTAGCCATCTGAATGGCAGAAAACGGTAAACATTAGTAGCACACAGGATGCACATAGCTCCCGGACGGCGCGCAACACGAAAAAAAGCACGGTTCGTGTCTAGGTCCGTTCCCTTCTCTCGCCCTGCGGTCCTAAATTCCCTATTTCCACGCAGAACTCTGCCTTACTCCTGCAACGCGGACGCCTTCTtcaccgccgcctcctctgtcgcgtctCTTGCTATACGCGACTGGACAATTCATCGCCTTTCTCATGGCATCTACCCCTCTGTGTGCCTGCCCAGGCAAGCCCCCAAGCCCgctcggcgtctgtcgcgcagctcgagccgccgccgtttcctccctcgcagcctctccgCTTCGAAAGGACTGCAGCGCAAACAAAACGCGGGGGCGTCGGCACTTGTCGTCAGTTACAGTCTAGCTTGCATCCTTACCAAAAGCCTCGctgccctgcggcgcgacgctAAGTGCTTGAGTCGTGTTACGTTTTCACCGGATATTCGAGACATCCGTGTGAACCCAGCTagctggcgcgcgccgctcagAACCTCCGATCCGCACGACTccgctgcgctcgcttcGTGTTTATCCCTTCCACCTCCCCCCTTCGAGCTCGCTTGCCGTAGAGCCTCCGCTGGAAGCCGGAGATGCGAAATGCGATTTACTCCGTCCTCCACAAAGCACCCCGTCGCCTGCGATGACAGAAAAGGCCAGCGCACCCCCCGAAACGACGGTTTTCGCCTTGCGCTCTGCTGGAATTTCAGGAATCTCGTAGTCGACGAGAACGCCGACTCGCCAATGAcagacgcggaagccgaAGGACACAACGGAGAGGAACCCGAGTTGGCGGCGAAAGAGCTAGAACTCGGGCGAGAGGATGGGGCTTGAGGCGAGGTTGCCGCCGGTGGAGAGACACAGTCAGCAAACGAGAATCGAGGATAAATAGGGGGAATCGAGTTCGCCCTCAGGGCACGCATgcctggagagagaggggacgCACGCGTACGCTCTACGGGGCACTcggcgagacgctgcagaaACTCGAAACGCACCCTGCCCAGCAGCGAACCCACTAACGGGAGATGCGGGCGAAACGTCGACTCAGagcggggcggagacgactgaagaggagaagacacAGATGAAGGAGACGAGCACGAAGAAGCGGACGGGGAAGCGGAACGAGAGGTACCCGCATGGGAATTGCGACAAGCGGCGAGCGGAGTCGAAGCCGCAGAACGCGGGCTTGGAGGACAAgccgaggacgaagaggcacaCGAAGCAAATgaagaggcggcaggcgaagctGACGCGTCCTTAGGcaaagaagcgagagacgacgccTCGGACGCAACCGTTGACACCAAAGTCCTCAGCATGCGGGTCGTTGTTCTCCCTCGATGCACCGACGCTGACGGTCCAGAAGAAGCCTGACTCGCAGGGTCGCCCCGCTCAGCAGCGCATTCACCGCGGCAGTCGACAGCCCAGATGCCGAGTCCACTCGCTTTGGCTTTCGCCTCAAGAGCCTCGAGCTGAAGGCATATACAACCGCATCGG containing:
- a CDS encoding uncharacterized protein (encoded by transcript BESB_032710); protein product: MQEDDRRPAESRLPHDSRHRTFLLVRDWIDAHRAGISTSLYLVAGASLWLLKRSVRDYRVNRIHQVADIPDFLLKRHATLKGVIASVEPLSGLLYFYHVPMLHRFILCFLPLPILVPRPVSPSSSAGSHKAGGKSRGCSEHLSALERKRYSVLASLFPSSSASRSLLPLRLHSVDFPHFLAAGHTGQTMRGAEGAAGVDWDFSSPGRRGGQIVEEGDLSGRGRANPRSAEDVVFALKEFLDAHLLQQRVAVTLIHREERLKGCRRGEDGGDSELTGEAEREDDAGNRRNGFSSSETLESRQKGRAFHGPRRGDAGRRDSSLSPCATQEQFEAWPSCHVLRVRMHYFRKGVFNLRRFDLEEELLRRGLAVVARERLREEQLRRPEEIGTLASVFAFFKRRRAAQRLRQLEALEAKAKASGLGIWAVDCRGECAAERGDPASQASSGPSASVHRGRTTTRMLRTLVSTVASEASSLASLPKDASASPAASSFASCASSSSACPPSPRSAASTPLAACRNSHAGTSRSASPSASSCSSPSSVSSPLQSSPPRSESTFRPHLPLVGSLLGRVRFEFLQRLAECPVERTRASPLSPGMRALRANSIPPIYPRFSFADCVSPPAATSPQAPSSRPSSSSFAANSGSSPLCPSASASVIGESAFSSTTRFLKFQQSARRKPSFRGVRWPFLSSQATGCFVEDGVNRISHLRLPAEALRQASSKGGGGRDKHEASAAESCGSEVLSGARQLAGFTRMSRISGENVTRLKHLASRRRAARLLSFRSGEAAREETAAARAARQTPSGLGGLPGQAHRGVDAMRKAMNCPVAYSKRRDRGGGGEEGVRVAGMARDGASGLLSGLAPRQPKARDWALAAQLAAAELIRVLKTGLL
- a CDS encoding uncharacterized protein (encoded by transcript BESB_032700), which translates into the protein MSPPTPRSSLDCVLPCSEHRCGPQPFLSALREADACVPPPCVSLLCPHPIARPKAAMPSAYVVPTSLQSAEGALRFSRARSSRGGPPCGSTCEARLNTPSRGVALRPDALTAGDVEAARPPFSAGSSSSSLATEVTSSCPREYARKRRLGLTRGASMTVASSRSTGSEDSSPRTPHSGAASLLNSRRPASWGQTHSAEAALPCERDFAGAAWKPDGGSHASRLGSCSPAGAGAEADTLITAGLRAVCSGRTEGLAWPSPNPASAEYNSDAVGGVYSSSIQQSTPLARTSTMSASSCHASSRASLSCLRTFTPRSGGRQAFEDFATPAPGNYVHDLPGTGAWPPEGLRFQAVRGRDGAGDGGARFPSPNLSYETASSGRRRNADTATCGSPLSVGRRVPSAPSPRSNESPGGLPPYYAARRTERLWSGAESACGALKVTAHRPALESQTAAVDSLPQPRRSPAAWRSSRALVAAPMLSSALVGIQSPSRLSASPCSGAGGIRCVLISETSLEQLSSVGTPTKKGLTTVDAEKLRAPATATVLRKRVKDAVTVSASGESPAAAEFPASAPSEGEERRKSGVLRERNREESQERAPLPNGSGSLRHLQLLGVNAADQVAVWTAVRAKMAERTSANRSGSRTPEMNWTPQDEQDSVDAVLEPDVEEKEAEKALSEQVDDAQVNGSFARNCEALRGDTRRGKRWSRPEALHQLEFGGGSWDAQMQEGPGGNASHIQRHFIGVQSPLASHHGNYVSDRCEGQLSHENGGDSSAFNLRADCGLLTEPDAHRAAPPPTPVRLRSTAKLDGTSACRLPAAVWGLPVPTPGHRSRAPLNLESFSADVGSGLEPQGTLGHADVQESPLLPLSEGIGVPEADEQPLSDRARYLSGSAGKSVAMPQPSSKASENEEMERSWLQEELQMRRLAWQLRQEQQLRLALLMPRGPALPSPASVVSPIRHRSPAASPRLLRECDPTICDCGRESSWISPFEATGDGDGARNSAVFSTNSLAAPCVSSAHKDAENYIRVGVCTVCEPPASSCQLAADSFDLYHQPRTSPKREAGSAAPRPSTQSTGCPLPKHSAPVPGDLTPAGLERSRAVGDLSTRTGSADKSSLPYVWNDAASRGANGGMPPYRWPQPSDSELPLETGLSSGGPRGVSGGCSPRERCRRTPTSGTSREGKRGATRPTFVSLSRSGLSKRRPAPLTLPSMDDGAAELPPPAPTSWSSRLRMAAVQCADAAAGSESCSETADEPCASFSLDGAKATPIRAAEAANTRLRATSAATDKLPKTWHAPEADEVGSALPTLLGRRPPPLWAQVDPVACTGWSLGTRKKNEAATNGDKRVCVQGKPVMRDFAPLRTCPSSQAKMGFPGGAHIDVETEKLQAADERVPHPPLLAFTPISETQMPDRGESPCGASAHIMDADEDQPLHSCFYPAPSDRSGVCVARSQLLVDTPERRQSPLIPQGHCGSAADLREDDALCALPTEVNEESEMEAGQDRTPRTGCRDPILTAPHHRGAHRNPLLGFAAPSASRGFLHLPSLPTVFR